A genome region from Pseudanabaena sp. Chao 1811 includes the following:
- a CDS encoding response regulator transcription factor, translating into MSKKLLIVDDEPHIRLLLEQTLEELEDYDVELLTATNGLEALETIQREKPNLVFLDVMMPKMNGYEVCQTVKGDPSLSDVYIIMLTAKGQEFDRDRGKDVGADIYMTKPFDPDEILEKSCEILGIEA; encoded by the coding sequence ATGTCTAAAAAGCTATTAATCGTTGATGATGAGCCTCATATCCGTTTGCTATTAGAGCAGACCTTAGAAGAGTTAGAGGACTATGATGTAGAGCTATTAACTGCAACTAATGGGTTAGAAGCACTAGAAACGATTCAGCGTGAAAAGCCGAATTTGGTCTTCTTGGATGTGATGATGCCTAAAATGAATGGCTATGAAGTTTGCCAAACCGTTAAAGGCGACCCTAGTTTAAGTGATGTCTATATCATCATGTTGACTGCCAAGGGACAAGAATTTGATCGTGATCGTGGTAAGGATGTCGGGGCAGATATTTATATGACTAAGCCCTTTGATCCTGATGAAATATTGGAAAAATCCTGTGAAATTCTAGGAATAGAAGCTTAA
- a CDS encoding vWA domain-containing protein, which translates to MSVNLTCKLSDRHLDSNQGNSQRQLAIAVSAISGVGINNAPLNLCLVLDHSGSMGGQPLDTVKRAARDLVDQMYPQDRISVVGFDHKAKVVVENQPVERIESIKEKIQSLKASGGTCIDDGIKLGLQETSKGKDGTISQIFVLTDGENEHGDNERCFQFSRLATEYNMTLHSLGFGDSWNQDVLERIADAGGGAMAYIPSPEAAGAEFQKLLKRVQAIGLTNAHLILQLAPHVRLAELKPIAQVAPDTIELPYQTEGDAIIVRLGDLMTDVERVVLFNLYISPASYIASYPDQSEIPLLTAQVRYDIPSLAQINSLSPSVAIAAELVKDFTPQVDPQVQNHVLALAKYRQTQLAEQKLQEGDRAGAATMLQSAAKTALQMGDHNASTILQNNATRLQEGTFLSESERKKTRIASKTVLQAPTNP; encoded by the coding sequence ATGAGCGTAAATCTGACCTGTAAGTTAAGTGATCGCCATCTCGATAGCAATCAAGGCAACAGTCAGCGCCAATTAGCGATCGCGGTGTCAGCTATTAGCGGCGTTGGCATCAATAATGCACCGCTAAATTTATGCCTTGTTTTAGATCATAGTGGCTCCATGGGGGGGCAGCCATTGGACACTGTAAAACGAGCAGCTCGCGACCTAGTTGATCAGATGTATCCCCAAGATCGGATTAGTGTCGTAGGTTTTGACCACAAAGCTAAGGTGGTCGTCGAGAATCAACCCGTCGAGCGTATCGAATCGATTAAAGAAAAAATTCAATCTCTCAAAGCATCAGGGGGAACCTGTATTGACGATGGTATTAAACTGGGCTTACAGGAAACTAGCAAGGGAAAAGATGGCACTATTAGCCAGATTTTTGTGCTAACTGATGGCGAAAATGAGCATGGTGATAATGAACGTTGTTTTCAGTTTTCGCGCTTAGCTACTGAATACAACATGACCCTACATAGCCTTGGTTTTGGGGATAGTTGGAATCAAGATGTACTAGAACGTATTGCTGATGCTGGTGGTGGTGCTATGGCATATATTCCATCACCTGAGGCGGCGGGGGCAGAATTTCAAAAGTTATTGAAGCGTGTCCAAGCGATCGGGCTAACCAATGCCCACTTAATCTTGCAGCTTGCCCCCCATGTTAGGCTTGCAGAATTAAAACCGATCGCTCAAGTTGCCCCTGATACAATCGAATTACCCTATCAAACTGAAGGAGATGCCATTATTGTCAGACTCGGTGATCTGATGACCGATGTGGAGCGAGTAGTACTGTTTAATCTCTACATCAGTCCTGCTAGTTACATTGCCAGTTATCCTGATCAATCCGAAATTCCACTCTTGACTGCTCAAGTCCGTTATGACATTCCCTCACTTGCTCAAATTAATTCACTATCACCATCAGTGGCGATCGCCGCCGAGCTAGTCAAAGACTTTACGCCACAGGTTGATCCCCAAGTCCAAAATCATGTATTAGCTTTAGCGAAATATCGGCAAACCCAACTTGCAGAGCAAAAACTGCAAGAAGGCGATCGGGCTGGTGCAGCAACAATGTTACAGTCTGCGGCAAAAACGGCTTTGCAAATGGGTGATCATAATGCTTCGACGATCTTGCAAAATAACGCTACCCGCCTACAAGAAGGCACATTTCTCAGTGAATCGGAGCGCAAGAAAACCCGCATCGCTTCCAAAACTGTTCTGCAAGCACCGACGAATCCTTAA
- a CDS encoding FHA domain-containing protein — MITCPNCAHSNPEGAVNCEACFTPLPIVKSIQCPSCHATVLSDAKFCGHCGFNLSAATAGSLHQEAHEEGGVISPSPDLSTEVFPILPISSAMSNSVPNEPTEGNATSNSAVNLSAEVQTIPNVNEEELFVGEQPTAPASNPINVVASASIGAKTQLQQFSASLLHVQTNLSIEIPAHLPVVHIGKPNTVIPPDIDVSGFPDSDIVSRIHADIRAEGGAFYFEDTGSSNGTYINNLPLPAGNRHKLRAGDRISLGKGDKVSFIFQLNS; from the coding sequence ATGATTACCTGTCCTAATTGTGCTCATTCTAATCCTGAAGGAGCTGTCAACTGTGAAGCTTGCTTTACGCCATTACCGATTGTTAAAAGTATTCAATGTCCTAGTTGCCATGCAACGGTGTTATCCGATGCTAAATTTTGTGGTCATTGTGGGTTTAATCTGAGTGCGGCAACTGCTGGCAGTCTACACCAAGAAGCTCATGAAGAAGGAGGTGTAATTAGTCCATCCCCCGATCTGTCTACTGAAGTTTTCCCCATACTACCCATTTCAAGCGCTATGTCTAATTCTGTACCTAATGAGCCGACTGAAGGAAATGCTACGTCAAACTCGGCTGTGAATTTAAGCGCAGAGGTGCAAACTATTCCTAATGTGAATGAGGAAGAACTATTTGTTGGTGAACAACCTACTGCACCTGCGAGTAATCCGATCAATGTTGTTGCATCTGCATCGATTGGTGCCAAAACTCAGTTGCAACAATTTTCGGCATCTTTGCTCCATGTCCAAACCAATCTCAGTATCGAAATTCCTGCTCATCTCCCCGTTGTCCATATCGGTAAGCCCAATACGGTAATTCCACCTGATATTGATGTATCTGGATTTCCTGATTCAGATATTGTTTCGCGTATCCATGCTGATATTCGTGCTGAAGGTGGCGCTTTTTATTTTGAAGATACAGGTAGCTCGAATGGTACTTATATCAATAATTTACCTCTGCCTGCGGGCAATCGCCATAAGCTCAGAGCAGGCGATCGCATTTCTCTAGGCAAAGGAGATAAGGTGAGTTTTATCTTTCAATTAAATTCTTGA
- a CDS encoding CHAD domain-containing protein: protein MDENQFDRSLSISDYAYRIIQQNFQRFVDLEESVFKDQDTEPLHQMRVGMRRLRTSIQVFGNAIILPQGVNNSSIGKIARVLGETRDLDVLKQDLITRYQPLLQKSEQAKFEQVINHLHQKRGQSFLKLKKTLKGDRYQNLKQSIQDWLAQPTYTTMGNLPILEILPDLLLPLVCQLFLHSGWLVGTTMQTGKVSLIPIENSDELHQQLRKFSHFLHDLRKQIKGVRYQTEFFADFYVDSYRERVAEFKQIQEILGTLQDHVVLRHFLEKTLKTDVSKVLPSIDQAMQEESRIFWQSWQPLQAHYLSLEFRQSLRSLLTETMS, encoded by the coding sequence ATGGATGAGAATCAGTTTGATCGATCGCTATCAATTAGTGATTATGCCTATCGTATTATCCAGCAAAATTTTCAACGCTTTGTTGATCTAGAAGAATCTGTTTTTAAAGATCAGGATACAGAACCTTTACATCAGATGCGAGTTGGAATGCGTCGCTTGAGAACTTCCATTCAAGTGTTTGGTAATGCGATCATCCTACCTCAGGGAGTGAATAATTCATCGATTGGGAAAATCGCTAGGGTTTTAGGAGAGACAAGGGATTTAGATGTCCTAAAGCAGGATCTGATCACGCGCTATCAGCCTCTATTGCAGAAGTCAGAGCAAGCTAAGTTTGAGCAAGTAATTAATCATTTACATCAGAAACGAGGTCAGAGCTTTCTGAAATTAAAGAAAACCTTAAAAGGCGATCGCTACCAAAATCTCAAACAGTCTATTCAAGATTGGCTAGCACAACCCACCTATACAACAATGGGTAATTTACCAATCTTAGAAATCTTGCCAGATTTACTACTGCCTTTGGTTTGCCAGCTTTTTCTTCATTCGGGATGGTTGGTTGGCACAACAATGCAGACAGGTAAAGTCTCTTTAATCCCGATTGAGAATTCTGACGAACTACATCAACAATTAAGGAAGTTCAGTCATTTTTTGCATGACCTCCGCAAGCAAATCAAAGGAGTGCGGTATCAGACAGAGTTTTTTGCTGATTTCTATGTAGATTCCTATCGTGAACGAGTTGCAGAGTTTAAACAGATTCAAGAAATTTTGGGAACACTCCAAGATCATGTAGTTCTCCGTCATTTTTTAGAGAAGACATTGAAGACCGATGTTAGTAAGGTACTGCCCAGCATTGACCAAGCCATGCAGGAGGAGAGTCGTATTTTTTGGCAAAGTTGGCAGCCTTTACAAGCGCATTATCTCTCTTTGGAATTTCGCCAATCCTTGCGATCGCTACTTACAGAAACAATGTCATAG